One region of Quercus lobata isolate SW786 chromosome 2, ValleyOak3.0 Primary Assembly, whole genome shotgun sequence genomic DNA includes:
- the LOC115973944 gene encoding uncharacterized protein LOC115973944, producing MRILNWNYRGLGNPPIVLQCQKKAQEHKPDIIFLMETKLVQKKGRDILEKCGFSNGWEFPREGLSGGILLGWYQNVKLNIQYGSKHLIHVDLFDHKGIKQLSVKGKTPDQVRSRPCKEFLTKTGRFSSKWQLAEIGKLRDLALLLKLLLWQGSLSSEVQQTMVDNQYIW from the exons ATGAGGATCCTCAACTGGAACTATAGGGGGCTGGGCAACCCCCCTATAGTTCTACAATGCCAAAAAAAGGCCCAGGAGCACAAGCCAGACATAATATTTCTAATGGAGACAAAGTTGGTTCAGAAAAAAGGCAGAgatattttggaaaaatgtgGGTTTAGTAATGGTTGGGAATTTCCAAGGGAAGGTCTGAGTGGTGGTATACTTCTTGGCTGGTACCAAAATGTGAAGCTCAACATCCAATATGGCTCCAAGCACTTAATCCATGTTGATCTCTTTGACCACAAAG GTATCAAACAGCTTTCAGTCAAAGGCAAAACACCAGACCAAGTGAGAAGCAGACCTTGCAAAGAATTCCTCACCAAAACTGGCAGATTCTCATCAAAGTGGCAGCTAGCAGAAATAGGAAAACTAAGAGATTTGGCTTTGCTTTTGAAGCTACTTCTATGGCAGGGGTCACTATCTTCAGAGGTGCAGCAAACAATGGTAGACAATCAATATATATGGTGA